The following proteins are encoded in a genomic region of Fundidesulfovibrio soli:
- a CDS encoding tetratricopeptide repeat protein, whose protein sequence is MTSKIDFYREVLSDDPNSRVFFPLSRMLAAQGETEEAVAVLQKSINLHPGHMEAKFLLVELLMRLGREDEAACQFEAVSPMLADYPAVWTLWAAKATGLSKDAALALRFLALSLQGKEISWLSLMEKGLTAQFGEAKAPAEAPAAGRSAACESELFSLRGAEEVMALTQRIESQQRHAPAEMLPPECASENVAAVRTRTMAELLARHGDYAAALEIYGDLLRLASSEQERKNISARMDEINLLVSSGASPAKSAPEAQPKSGAKLVSMLEALASRLDARATA, encoded by the coding sequence ATGACATCAAAAATTGATTTTTACCGCGAAGTTCTCTCGGACGACCCCAACTCCCGGGTGTTCTTCCCCCTGAGCAGGATGCTTGCCGCGCAAGGCGAAACCGAGGAGGCCGTCGCCGTCCTCCAGAAGTCCATCAATCTGCATCCCGGCCACATGGAGGCCAAGTTCCTGCTTGTGGAGCTCCTGATGCGCCTTGGCCGCGAGGACGAGGCCGCCTGCCAGTTCGAAGCCGTCTCCCCCATGCTGGCCGACTACCCCGCCGTGTGGACCCTGTGGGCCGCCAAGGCCACCGGCCTCTCCAAGGACGCCGCCCTGGCCCTGCGCTTTCTGGCCCTCTCCCTGCAAGGCAAGGAGATCTCCTGGCTGTCGCTGATGGAAAAGGGGCTCACCGCCCAGTTCGGAGAGGCCAAAGCGCCCGCCGAGGCCCCGGCCGCGGGGCGCTCCGCCGCCTGCGAATCCGAGCTGTTCTCCTTGCGCGGCGCCGAGGAGGTCATGGCCCTGACCCAGCGCATCGAATCCCAGCAGCGCCACGCGCCGGCCGAGATGCTGCCCCCCGAGTGCGCCTCGGAAAACGTGGCCGCCGTGCGCACCCGCACCATGGCCGAGCTTCTTGCCCGCCACGGCGATTATGCGGCCGCCCTCGAAATCTACGGCGACCTGCTGCGCCTTGCCTCCTCCGAACAGGAGAGGAAGAATATTTCCGCCCGCATGGACGAGATCAACCTCCTGGTTTCCTCCGGCGCTTCCCCCGCCAAATCCGCGCCTGAGGCGCAGCCGAAATCCGGCGCCAAGCTGGTGAGCATGCTCGAGGCGCTCGCCAGTCGCCTTGACGCGCGGGCCACGGCCTGA
- a CDS encoding Mrp/NBP35 family ATP-binding protein, whose amino-acid sequence MKIKKKGDQGGGCKTCSKASTCASKPASGDCKDAKTQQQDERISSALSRIKYKIFVMSGKGGVGKSSVTVNLAAALARKGHKVGILDVDLHGPSVPRMLGLSGNLEANEKGEVTPKQCGDNLYVVSMESLLKDPDQAVLWRGPMKTSAIRQFIGEIQWGELDYLVIDSPPGTGDEHMTVLKTIPDALCVVVTTPQEVSLADVRKAINFLQYAKANILGIVENMSGLICPHCSKEIALFKKGGGEELAKKYGIEFLGAIPLDPVAVVAGDVGRPVALMDEASPVKDALLALADAIDRAAQSSLEAHATLGG is encoded by the coding sequence ATGAAGATCAAGAAGAAAGGCGATCAGGGCGGCGGTTGCAAGACGTGCTCCAAGGCGAGCACCTGCGCCAGCAAGCCCGCCTCGGGCGACTGCAAGGACGCCAAGACCCAGCAGCAGGACGAGCGCATCAGCTCCGCGTTGTCCCGCATCAAATACAAGATTTTCGTCATGAGCGGCAAGGGCGGCGTGGGCAAGAGCTCCGTCACCGTGAACCTGGCCGCGGCCCTGGCCCGCAAGGGCCACAAGGTGGGCATCCTGGACGTGGACCTGCACGGCCCCAGCGTTCCCCGGATGCTCGGCCTCTCCGGCAACCTGGAGGCCAACGAGAAGGGCGAAGTGACCCCCAAGCAGTGCGGCGACAACCTCTACGTGGTCTCCATGGAGTCCCTCCTCAAGGACCCCGACCAGGCCGTCCTCTGGCGCGGCCCCATGAAGACCTCGGCCATCCGCCAGTTCATCGGCGAGATCCAGTGGGGCGAGCTGGACTATCTGGTCATCGACTCCCCCCCGGGCACCGGCGACGAGCACATGACCGTGCTCAAGACCATCCCCGACGCCCTGTGCGTGGTGGTCACCACCCCGCAGGAGGTCTCCCTGGCGGACGTGCGCAAGGCCATCAACTTCCTGCAGTACGCCAAGGCCAACATTCTGGGCATCGTGGAGAACATGAGCGGGCTCATCTGCCCCCACTGCTCCAAGGAGATCGCCCTGTTCAAGAAGGGCGGCGGCGAGGAGCTGGCCAAGAAGTACGGCATCGAATTCCTGGGAGCCATCCCTCTGGACCCGGTGGCCGTTGTGGCCGGCGACGTGGGCAGGCCCGTGGCCCTCATGGACGAGGCCTCCCCCGTGAAGGACGCCCTGCTGGCCCTGGCCGACGCCATCGACCGCGCGGCCCAGTCCAGCCTGGAAGCCCACGCCACCCTGGGCGGCTGA
- a CDS encoding protein-L-isoaspartate(D-aspartate) O-methyltransferase, which yields MEIDPKRSRERMVREQIMDRGIHTPRILSVMSKVPRHLFVEEALTPSAYGDHPLPIGQGQTISQPYVVAWMTDELDVRPGMKVLEIGTGSGYQTAILAELDALVYSVERVPELYELARNRLDSMGYGRVRLKLDDGTLGWPEEAPFDRILVTAGGPSIPQPYLDQLADPGMLIMPVGPERRSQTLVVLRKEGGRIGRKNLGQVMFVDLVGRHGW from the coding sequence ATGGAAATCGATCCCAAACGCAGCCGCGAACGCATGGTTCGGGAGCAGATCATGGACCGCGGCATCCACACGCCGCGCATCCTGTCCGTGATGAGCAAGGTGCCGCGCCACCTCTTTGTGGAGGAGGCGCTTACGCCCAGCGCCTACGGGGACCATCCTCTGCCCATCGGTCAGGGGCAGACCATCTCCCAGCCCTATGTGGTGGCCTGGATGACCGACGAGCTGGACGTGCGCCCGGGCATGAAGGTGCTTGAGATCGGCACCGGCTCAGGATACCAGACCGCCATCCTGGCGGAGCTGGACGCCCTGGTCTACAGCGTGGAGCGGGTGCCCGAACTCTATGAACTGGCCAGGAACCGGCTGGATTCCATGGGCTACGGCAGGGTGCGCCTCAAGCTGGACGACGGGACCCTGGGCTGGCCCGAGGAGGCCCCGTTCGACCGCATCCTGGTCACGGCGGGCGGCCCCTCTATCCCTCAGCCCTACCTCGACCAGCTGGCGGACCCGGGCATGCTCATCATGCCCGTCGGGCCGGAGCGGCGCAGTCAGACCCTGGTCGTCCTGCGCAAGGAAGGCGGCAGGATCGGGCGCAAGAACCTCGGTCAGGTGATGTTCGTCGACCTCGTCGGACGCCACGGCTGGTAG
- the fbp gene encoding class 1 fructose-bisphosphatase, with the protein MRQVTVTEHLLLHQKESPMATGRFTSMLNELILAAKIISREVNKAGLVDVLGLTGEVNVQGEAVRKLDDYANDILIYRMERAGVLCAIASEENADVIEIPENMPQGDYILIFDPLDGSSNIDANVNVGTIFSIYRRKSNCKCGATLADVLQKGADQVAAGYFLYGTSTMMVYSTGRGVHGFTMDPSVGEFLLSHPDIKTPGTGKIYSVNEAYWIYWDEATREAVSYFKSTDNSRGKPYSQRYIGSLVADFHRNLLYGGIFLYPADMQDPKKPRGKLRLMCEANPLAFLIEQAGGKATDGEIDILQIEPSELHQRVPLFIGSRNDVDKVMEIYRKHKK; encoded by the coding sequence ATGCGCCAGGTAACCGTCACCGAACATCTGCTGCTGCACCAGAAGGAATCGCCCATGGCCACCGGGCGGTTCACCTCCATGCTCAACGAACTCATCCTCGCGGCCAAGATCATCTCCCGCGAGGTGAACAAGGCCGGGCTGGTTGATGTGCTGGGCCTGACGGGCGAGGTCAACGTCCAGGGCGAGGCCGTTCGAAAGCTCGACGATTACGCCAACGACATCCTGATCTACCGCATGGAGCGCGCCGGCGTGCTCTGCGCCATCGCCTCCGAGGAGAACGCCGACGTCATCGAGATACCGGAGAACATGCCCCAGGGGGATTACATCCTGATCTTCGATCCGCTGGACGGCTCCTCCAACATCGACGCCAACGTCAACGTGGGCACCATCTTCTCGATCTACCGCCGCAAGTCGAACTGCAAATGCGGCGCGACGCTGGCCGACGTGCTGCAGAAGGGCGCGGACCAGGTGGCGGCCGGATACTTCCTCTACGGCACCTCAACCATGATGGTCTACAGCACCGGGCGCGGCGTTCACGGTTTCACCATGGACCCCAGCGTGGGCGAGTTCCTGCTTTCCCATCCCGACATCAAGACCCCCGGGACCGGCAAGATTTATTCGGTCAACGAGGCCTACTGGATCTATTGGGACGAGGCCACCCGCGAGGCGGTGAGCTACTTCAAGAGCACCGACAACTCCCGGGGCAAGCCCTACTCGCAACGCTACATCGGCTCCCTCGTGGCGGACTTCCACCGCAACCTGCTTTACGGCGGCATCTTCCTCTATCCCGCCGACATGCAGGACCCCAAGAAGCCCAGGGGCAAGCTGCGGCTGATGTGCGAGGCCAATCCCCTTGCCTTCCTGATCGAACAGGCGGGCGGCAAGGCCACCGACGGCGAAATCGACATCCTGCAGATCGAGCCATCCGAGCTGCATCAGCGCGTGCCCCTGTTCATCGGAAGCCGCAACGATGTGGACAAGGTGATGGAGATCTACCGCAAGCATAAGAAATGA
- the trxB gene encoding thioredoxin-disulfide reductase — translation MKMFDAVVVGGGPSGLTAALYLARSDLKVALVEKLAHGGQVLMTHLIENYPGYPEGIEGWKLADIFSKHLSAYPNVEHISGTVKSIEPHEGVNRVQLDEETLHARAIIICSGAQYKRVGLPGEKQLLGKGVSYCALCDGNFFRGQDVAVIGGGNSALEESLYLARLVKKIYLIHRRDDFRAQRCYQDKCEVHPNIDILRSSVVDEIVGQDKVEAVMVRNVKTGVVQRIDVEGVFVFVGYEPQGGFFPAGIELDSKGFIVTDQECRTSIPGIYAAGDVRSKNVRQVATAVGDGALAASTVISYLETLGHH, via the coding sequence ATGAAAATGTTCGACGCCGTGGTCGTCGGGGGCGGGCCGTCGGGGCTTACGGCGGCCCTCTACCTTGCCAGGTCCGACCTGAAAGTCGCTCTAGTGGAGAAACTGGCCCACGGCGGACAGGTTCTGATGACGCACCTCATCGAGAACTACCCCGGCTATCCCGAGGGCATCGAGGGCTGGAAGCTGGCGGACATCTTCTCGAAGCATCTCTCCGCTTATCCCAACGTGGAGCACATCAGCGGCACCGTCAAATCCATCGAGCCCCACGAGGGCGTGAATCGCGTCCAGCTCGACGAGGAAACCCTCCACGCCAGGGCGATCATCATCTGCAGCGGCGCGCAATACAAGCGCGTCGGCCTGCCGGGCGAGAAGCAGCTTCTGGGCAAGGGGGTCTCCTACTGCGCCCTTTGCGACGGAAACTTCTTCAGGGGCCAGGACGTGGCCGTCATCGGCGGAGGCAATTCCGCCCTTGAAGAGTCTTTGTACCTTGCAAGACTGGTCAAAAAAATCTACCTCATCCACCGCCGGGACGATTTCCGCGCCCAGCGTTGCTACCAGGACAAGTGCGAGGTTCACCCGAACATCGATATCCTGCGCAGCTCCGTGGTGGACGAGATCGTCGGGCAGGACAAAGTCGAGGCCGTAATGGTCAGGAACGTGAAAACCGGTGTCGTCCAAAGGATCGACGTGGAGGGCGTTTTCGTCTTCGTCGGTTACGAGCCGCAGGGCGGATTCTTCCCCGCGGGCATCGAACTGGACAGCAAAGGGTTCATCGTCACCGATCAGGAGTGCCGCACCTCAATCCCAGGCATCTACGCCGCCGGAGACGTCCGTTCCAAGAACGTCCGCCAGGTGGCCACGGCCGTGGGTGACGGGGCCTTGGCGGCGAGCACAGTCATCAGTTACCTGGAGACACTGGGGCATCACTAA
- a CDS encoding GAF and HD-GYP domain-containing protein — protein MPAFSFESQAGQLIKVGLALSSTRVLGDLLEMVLLEARKLTGADAGSVYLVDGSVLRFETSQNGTLSERLGEDACRALFKTYELPLNAESIAGYVAVSKEMVNIADVYDIDPSAPYRFNPASDRANDYSTHSMLSLPMMDQKDEVVGVLQLINATRETPEGKRVVPFDSMCLPVVGALASQAAVAIVNAKLTMALQKSWLDSVLRLGLAAEYRDKETANHITRVSEYALLLGRNLGMDKNGLELLHWGAAMHDTGKLGIPDSILHKPGLLTPEERATMEYHTLIGALILKGDSNPILMASQSVALTHHERWDGNGYPRGLSGEAIPLFGRITALVDVFDALSSRRVYKPAFSMEKVVQILGEERGRHFDPTLVDILLDNLDEADAIRTTHADTEADFEKFRNYSLLKIEDVL, from the coding sequence GTGCCCGCTTTTTCCTTCGAGAGCCAAGCCGGCCAGCTCATCAAGGTCGGGCTCGCACTCTCCAGCACCCGTGTCCTGGGCGATCTGCTCGAAATGGTCCTGCTGGAAGCCCGAAAGCTCACCGGAGCCGATGCGGGTTCAGTCTATCTGGTGGACGGCAGCGTGCTGCGCTTCGAAACCTCGCAGAACGGCACCCTGTCGGAAAGACTCGGTGAGGATGCCTGCCGGGCCCTCTTCAAAACCTACGAACTGCCCCTCAACGCCGAATCCATCGCCGGGTACGTGGCCGTCAGCAAGGAAATGGTCAACATTGCCGACGTCTACGACATAGACCCGTCCGCACCGTACCGGTTCAACCCTGCCAGCGACCGCGCCAACGACTATTCCACCCACTCCATGCTCTCCCTGCCCATGATGGACCAGAAGGACGAGGTTGTGGGCGTGCTCCAGCTCATCAACGCCACACGTGAAACGCCCGAAGGGAAACGCGTGGTCCCCTTCGACTCCATGTGCCTGCCCGTGGTGGGAGCCCTGGCCTCCCAGGCGGCTGTGGCCATCGTCAACGCCAAACTGACCATGGCGTTGCAGAAGTCCTGGCTGGACAGCGTGCTCAGGCTGGGCCTGGCGGCCGAATACCGCGACAAGGAGACGGCCAACCACATCACCAGGGTGAGCGAATACGCCCTGCTGCTGGGCCGCAATCTGGGCATGGACAAGAACGGGCTCGAGCTTCTGCACTGGGGCGCGGCCATGCACGACACGGGCAAGCTCGGCATCCCGGACTCCATTTTGCACAAGCCGGGGCTGCTCACCCCCGAGGAGCGCGCCACCATGGAGTACCACACGCTCATCGGCGCGCTCATCCTCAAGGGCGACTCCAATCCCATCCTCATGGCGTCGCAGTCCGTGGCCCTGACCCACCACGAGCGCTGGGACGGCAACGGCTATCCGCGCGGGCTTTCGGGGGAGGCCATCCCCCTGTTCGGGCGCATCACCGCCCTGGTGGACGTGTTCGACGCTTTGAGCTCCCGCCGGGTCTACAAGCCGGCTTTCTCCATGGAGAAGGTCGTCCAGATTCTCGGTGAGGAGCGGGGCAGGCACTTCGATCCCACCCTGGTGGACATCCTGCTGGACAACCTGGATGAGGCCGACGCAATCCGCACCACCCACGCGGATACGGAGGCCGATTTCGAAAAATTCCGAAATTATTCGCTTCTCAAAATCGAGGACGTTCTGTAA
- a CDS encoding CBS domain-containing protein produces the protein MLTVGDLMTTQLFTLLSSDSLYTARQIMEMARVRHVPIVDGEDNFIGLITHRDMLAVAVSELSDIDPSTQDELDAGIPLSEIMRTDTATVNPETLLRDAAQTLLEHKYGCLPVLKGRRLVGIITEADFLRLTISLMDALEERSAG, from the coding sequence ATGCTCACCGTCGGCGACCTCATGACCACACAGCTGTTCACCCTGCTCTCCTCCGACAGCCTGTACACCGCGAGGCAGATAATGGAAATGGCCCGCGTACGCCACGTGCCCATCGTGGACGGCGAGGACAACTTCATCGGGCTCATCACCCACCGGGACATGCTCGCCGTGGCCGTCTCCGAGCTCTCCGACATCGATCCCTCCACCCAGGACGAGCTGGACGCGGGCATCCCATTAAGCGAAATCATGCGCACGGACACCGCCACCGTCAACCCGGAGACCCTGCTGCGCGACGCCGCCCAGACCCTGCTGGAGCACAAGTACGGCTGCCTGCCCGTCCTGAAGGGGCGAAGGCTGGTGGGCATCATCACCGAGGCGGATTTCCTGCGGCTGACCATCAGCCTCATGGACGCCCTGGAGGAGCGCTCGGCGGGCTGA
- the pgsA gene encoding CDP-diacylglycerol--glycerol-3-phosphate 3-phosphatidyltransferase has product MLNLPNALTLARIAVVPFLVAMLYFPGPGVCLAATLLFMAASVTDVFDGLLARRLGLVTNIGKFLDPLADKLLICSVLIMLVKLDWVGAWVAVIIIGREMAVTGLRAVAADMGVVIAADRFGKLKTIIQIIALCPLILHYPVFGLDPQPFGTMMLYVALGLTIGSGANYMYSFFRSWPPNKA; this is encoded by the coding sequence TTGCTGAACCTGCCCAACGCGCTGACCCTGGCCCGGATAGCGGTGGTCCCCTTTCTGGTGGCCATGCTCTATTTTCCGGGCCCCGGGGTCTGCCTGGCGGCCACGCTCCTCTTCATGGCGGCCTCGGTCACGGACGTGTTCGACGGCCTGCTGGCCAGGCGGCTCGGGCTGGTGACCAACATCGGCAAATTTCTGGACCCGCTGGCCGACAAACTGCTGATCTGCTCGGTGCTGATCATGCTCGTCAAACTGGACTGGGTGGGGGCCTGGGTCGCGGTGATCATCATCGGGCGCGAGATGGCCGTCACCGGCCTGCGAGCAGTGGCTGCGGACATGGGCGTGGTCATCGCCGCGGACAGGTTCGGCAAGCTCAAGACCATCATCCAAATCATCGCCCTGTGTCCGTTGATCCTGCATTACCCCGTGTTCGGGCTCGACCCGCAGCCCTTCGGCACAATGATGCTCTACGTCGCCCTGGGCCTGACCATCGGTTCCGGCGCGAACTACATGTACAGCTTCTTCAGGAGCTGGCCCCCCAACAAGGCATGA
- a CDS encoding FtsB family cell division protein has translation MFIRRLLLALILFCNAVLLYNLVWSDKGVFAYLDLKNHQKQLKMRIDALAGRSLDLSQEIRWLKSDRAFTEKMTRAHGNYLRDNEIIYLFPGQYPEGSVGDDIKN, from the coding sequence ATGTTCATACGGCGCCTGCTCCTCGCTCTGATCCTCTTCTGCAACGCCGTCTTGCTGTACAACCTCGTCTGGAGCGACAAGGGCGTATTCGCCTATCTCGATCTCAAGAACCACCAGAAGCAGTTGAAGATGCGCATAGACGCCCTGGCCGGGCGCTCGCTCGACCTGAGCCAGGAGATTCGCTGGCTCAAGTCCGACCGGGCCTTCACCGAAAAGATGACCCGCGCCCACGGCAACTACCTCCGCGACAACGAGATCATCTATCTTTTCCCCGGACAATACCCTGAAGGAAGCGTCGGCGATGACATCAAAAATTGA
- the tsaD gene encoding tRNA (adenosine(37)-N6)-threonylcarbamoyltransferase complex transferase subunit TsaD, giving the protein MICLGIETSCDETALALVSEGRVLGERMASQVELHALFGGVVPELASREHLRKATALFSGLLTSAGLVPGDIQGVAVARGPGLLGSLLVGMNLAKGLAQGLGVPLVGVNHLHAHLLVAGIEHEIVFPALGLLISGGHTHLYLIRSPFDFELLGRTLDDAAGEALDKAAKLVNLPYPGGKYIDILGSAVQPDEKLFPRPYTANPGLDFSFSGLKSAVARHISQNPHLRLPALPDGELPDIPGLPLFCASINSAVADTLRIKTERAADQHPEAGTLIVAGGVAANSMIRRVLGRMCEQRGLACVLPSASLCTDNAVMVAYLGEMMLRAGYRHGPEVTSIPRGRPIPLDFLEMPG; this is encoded by the coding sequence ATGATCTGTCTGGGCATCGAGACATCCTGCGACGAGACGGCCCTGGCGCTCGTGTCGGAGGGCAGGGTGCTCGGTGAGCGCATGGCCAGCCAGGTGGAGCTCCACGCCCTGTTCGGGGGCGTGGTGCCCGAGTTGGCCTCGCGTGAGCACCTGCGCAAGGCCACGGCGCTCTTCTCCGGCTTACTAACCAGCGCCGGCCTCGTTCCGGGCGACATCCAGGGCGTGGCCGTGGCGCGGGGCCCGGGCCTGCTGGGCAGCCTGCTGGTGGGAATGAATCTCGCCAAGGGCCTGGCCCAGGGGCTGGGCGTGCCCCTGGTGGGCGTCAACCACCTCCACGCCCACCTTCTGGTGGCCGGGATCGAGCATGAGATCGTGTTCCCGGCACTTGGGCTGCTCATCTCCGGCGGCCACACCCACCTCTATCTCATCCGCTCCCCCTTCGATTTCGAGCTGCTGGGCCGCACCCTGGACGACGCCGCCGGCGAGGCCCTGGACAAGGCCGCCAAGCTGGTGAACCTTCCCTATCCCGGCGGCAAGTACATCGACATCCTGGGCAGCGCAGTGCAACCCGACGAGAAGCTCTTCCCCCGGCCGTACACGGCCAACCCCGGGCTGGACTTCAGCTTCAGCGGACTCAAGAGCGCCGTCGCACGCCACATCTCGCAGAATCCGCACCTGCGGCTGCCCGCGCTCCCGGACGGGGAGCTGCCCGACATCCCGGGGTTGCCTCTGTTCTGCGCCTCAATCAACAGCGCCGTGGCCGACACCCTGCGCATCAAGACCGAACGTGCGGCGGACCAGCACCCCGAGGCCGGAACCCTCATCGTTGCCGGGGGGGTGGCCGCGAATTCCATGATCCGGCGTGTGCTCGGCCGCATGTGCGAGCAGCGGGGGCTTGCCTGCGTGCTGCCTTCAGCCAGTCTGTGCACGGACAATGCGGTGATGGTCGCCTACCTGGGTGAGATGATGCTCAGGGCGGGCTACCGGCACGGCCCCGAGGTGACGTCCATACCCAGGGGCAGGCCCATACCTCTGGACTTTTTGGAGATGCCCGGATAA
- the bamD gene encoding outer membrane protein assembly factor BamD, protein MTRSTIARAFCLALLLFGLSGCGFIDYYFLPPPEDTAQELWEAGREAMKEKKYTEAQEYFLKLKDRYPFSPYTPDGIVGLGDAYFMDDKFLQAADAYKEFEALHPRHEQIPYVLYQVGVSIFRRLDSIDMPQDGLNESIQYFTVLKDAYPNTQWGKDAPNWIVKCRTRMAQHEIFIADFYWNSSRYGAAWKRYMYVAENFKDLPEIYKYSKERAQVSYLEYQKTLSEKERREAEGTWHKFLKWL, encoded by the coding sequence ATGACAAGATCCACCATCGCCCGCGCCTTTTGTTTGGCGTTGCTCCTGTTCGGCCTCTCCGGCTGCGGCTTCATCGACTATTACTTCCTCCCCCCTCCTGAAGACACAGCCCAGGAACTCTGGGAAGCGGGGCGCGAGGCCATGAAGGAGAAGAAGTACACCGAAGCTCAGGAATACTTCCTGAAGCTCAAGGACCGCTATCCCTTCAGCCCCTACACGCCTGACGGCATCGTGGGCCTGGGCGACGCCTACTTCATGGACGACAAGTTCCTGCAGGCCGCTGACGCCTACAAGGAGTTCGAGGCCCTGCACCCCAGGCACGAGCAGATCCCCTACGTGCTCTACCAGGTCGGCGTCTCCATCTTCCGCAGGCTGGATTCCATCGACATGCCCCAGGACGGCCTGAACGAGTCCATTCAGTACTTCACCGTCCTCAAGGACGCCTACCCCAACACCCAGTGGGGCAAGGACGCCCCCAACTGGATCGTGAAGTGCCGTACGCGCATGGCGCAGCACGAGATCTTCATCGCTGACTTCTACTGGAACAGCAGCCGCTACGGCGCGGCCTGGAAACGCTACATGTACGTGGCGGAAAACTTCAAGGACCTGCCGGAGATATACAAGTACTCCAAGGAGCGGGCACAGGTCTCCTACCTTGAGTACCAGAAGACGCTCTCCGAAAAGGAACGCCGCGAGGCGGAAGGCACTTGGCACAAGTTCCTCAAGTGGCTCTAA